The stretch of DNA AGCGGCAAGAAGCGTTGTCGAAGATGGCCGATGCGGCCGAGCGCTACGTGAAGGTGTTCACTGCTGCCCGATTGTTGCGCTGGTCCATTGACCGCTATCGTCAGGATAAGCAAGGCCCGATGCTGGCCAAGGCCAGCGCAATATTTGCGGAACTGACCCAGGGTTCCTTTGAGCGCTTGGTCGTGGACTTCGACAAGCAACCCATGGTGCTGGAGGGGCGCCGGCCCGACGGCAAGCATGTTGGTATCTCGGGCATGAGCGACGGCACCCGAGACCAGCTATTCCTGGCGCTACGCTTGGCCGCTTTGGAAATTCGCCTGGAACAGGCGTCCAAGCTGCCCTTCATAGCAGACGACCTGTTCATCAACTATGACGATGCGCGGTCGGCTGCGGGCCTGCGGGCATTGGCGTCCCTTGCCAAACAGACCCAGGTGATTTTTCTGACCCACCACCATCACATAGAGGCACTCGCTCGAGACACATTGGGCGATGCCATCAATGTCGTGCACCTGTAATCAAGAACTATCATCGGCCAACGAACCAAGGGACCTCGCAATGTCGCAAATCACATTGGATGAACAGCGTGCGCAAATCGTGGCAGCTGCAGAAAAGGGCAACACGTTAGTGGCGGCCGCACCGCTCATTGCGCCGCGAACGCGACTGCCGCTTTCAGCGCAGCGCTGCCCCCCGACTCCCAGAGACTTTGCCAACAACGCGAGCGTCTCTCACATCTCTAGAAAACCTTCAGCCGCACGCAACGTCTGCTTCACTTCGCCATGCATCAGTGCCTGTAGCGGCGTAAGATTGCCAAGCGCCCCGTTCGGCTCTGTAAAAAAGTCCCACTTGCGCCAGCCACTCAAATCACCGAGCTTCCGCACTACCTTAACCAAGTCCTTGCGGTTAATCTCGTTTGCAAGGAAAAACGCCGGGTAGTAAGGGACGGCCTCAAGGTCAACGCTGAAGATGCGCCCAGTTGCGCCGTCCTTGCTCAGTCTCTGCTCTGTGATACCCAGGGCTTTGCAGACATCCACCGCACGGAGCAACCGGCCTTCAGCAACGAGGTGGTGACGCGCTGCGTTAGCCACCGAGGCATCAAGATGCTCGGATGCCGACGTCCGGCGCTTCGAGCCACGATTGCTGTGACTGCGTTGCTTCTCGCCTTCCTCACGAATCGAAGGGAGGTCCAACTTCAACGCTGTAGACAGACCGGCGATTTGCATGAGACGGATTTTAAAAAGTCGCCCAAGCTCCGCATCGGGGAGCTCGAGAAGCGCTAGAGTCGCTGCGAAGTCGAGCAGGATTGCCGCCACGGCGGCGATGCGGACCGCCTGTAGCACCCGGGCGTCGTGGACCGAAGAATGGTCCTTGTCGCGTGCAGACCGTGGCATCGTTGCTCCTTTTGAAACTCCTATTTCCGGTCAGTCGATGTCCTAAAAGTGGCACGAAGCGCGCGTGCGACTCCCTTTTCATCTCGTTCAAGAGTCAAGGGAGAAGCCCAAATTGAGGGAAGCACAGACGCTGATATATCCAGGTCGACAACGAGGGGGTAGTGCCGAAGAAGAGACGTCGCAACCGATTGGACGAGGCCTGGAATTGTGACCTCCTCAGCATTCGAGAGTATCTTCAGGAAGTCGCGCGTATCTAGCACCGCCTTCGTTCGCTCGGTTGGTATGGTCATCATTCCTTCTCCGCGAGTAGCTTGCCAGTGACGTCCGCATAGGAGGCTATGCCGTTGAAACTGCACCAGCGTTCCCAAATATATCTGCCATCCCCGGAACAACCGCGGGGGCCAACCAACTGATAGACGCGACCAGATGAAGTTACGCCTCGTAAAGCAGTCGGGTCGAACCGTTGAATAGCAATGCTAATCCTCATATGCGTGACCGGTGCTGAAGAGCGTCAAGACCGACACCTTGGAAATCGCGTACTTCGAGCGTGGTCCAAGCGAAGGTTGGCCGGTCATTCTCTCGCACGGCTTCTCTAAAAGCATCTTGCTTGCTCGACATCTCTGTTCCATAGGCTCTGCGTAGTGGGTGGCATGATTAGTAGTGCAAATTGGTTTGGGCGTGCGAACACCTGTCGGCGTTCCAGTCAATCAGGTTCACGTCCGGCGAGCACATCTCTAGCGCCAGCGACTACACATTGAGTCACGTCCTCGAATGCTCGTACGCTATTTACCGCACACCACCTGTCCCAGACATAGGTCGCCTGTTCAGAATCGCCGGGGTTGCCTAGCAGTTGGTACACACGACCAGATTGAGTGACCCCGCGCATTGCGACGGCGTCGAACTCGACGACTGCGGAGCTGACTCGCCCTGTGAAATCTAACGAGTCGACGCCAACGAAGTGACATGCGCTTTCCTCGACCTGAAAGATTTTCCATCGTAAGAGCTCGACGCTTGGCTCCGCTTCGACCGACCCGATAGTCCAGATTGGCATATCCGCCTCCATGGCCTCTTCAATTTTGCGAACCCCCTCAGCCAACCTTCGGTCCAGCCGGCGATGCGGATTCCAGCGTGGCTAAGGTAATGAGATGCAAATACTTCCGTTTTATTTTAGGTGGGGAAGTGGAAAAAGCAAGCGGATAGTTGTCGAGCGCTCACTATGAGCGCTCACCGACCGCAGAGCGACCTACCGCAATGAGGTCGTCATAGTCGATATAGCGGTCAAGGCTCAGGCTGCCGAGCGCAAGAACGCATTGAAGGAATTCAGGGAGGGAGATGGTGCCTTGGTCGATGTGCGAGGCCAGTGTCTTCTCGCTCAGGCTGGCACCCAGCTGGACCATCCGTAACGTGAGGTCGTCGACCGAAACAGCAGGATGTCGGGATAACTCAGCCTCCAAAATCGCCGTGGCCCGGGCTTCCCAGCTATCCGAGCGGGAAATGGCGTCGAGCCAGAGTCGAGGTATCGTGGAGTGAGTGACATGCAGAATCTGCAGCAGCATCGACAGCTTTACTCGCCCTCGCATCACACGAAGCGCAAGTGACCGCTCACTTTCAGTGACGCCGACGGCTTGCAGCGCCGTTGCGAGTTCGGCATATCCCATCCCCTTTCGCGCGAGGATGACGCGTACGACACGCGCGGCCATATCCGCCCAACGGGTGTCGACCTGGCTCACAAGGCTCCTTGCAATCGTGCAATGTCGGGCTAAACTGAAGCGAAGTAAAAGTCACCAGATTCGTTGCCGCACGGAGTAAATCTCTACTAGCGGATGGCAAAAAAAGAAGGGTGACATCGAATGATTGTACTGTGCTCCAGCTCTGCAATTAGAACGAGAATATGGAGGGCGTGCTGACAAGGTATCCGCGTGTTCCGAGCCGGTAGCCGAAGAGCTGTGCAGCATCCGCCACACCGGGCGGCGAGACAAACGAGAGGAAACGAAGATGGAAAAGCGGGAACTGCCAGAAATGGCGAATGAAGCGACGGACGAGCTGAAACGCGCACCAATGTTGCTGCGCGCGCACTCTAAAGGTACAATATGCGAATGTACCGCTAATTTAGCGTGGAATATCGTTTTTGTCAAGTGACACAACCTGACAACGCGTCACGTGACATGTACACGGCCCCTCTGACCACAGTTGTGGGGCGACATCAGATTTAAGATTCTGGAGGTCGTAGCGCTGAACCTACCTCGCAAATAAAAACGGGGCAAAGAGAGTACCAGTCCCCTTGCCCCGCTTCCGGCGAACCCAAAAACAGCCCAACCGCAACTACATGCGCGCGTAAGGTCTCACATTGGGTTCGCGTTGTCAACCCCTGCCTGCTCGCTTTGCAGGCTCAGGGGGAGAACACTCGCCCCTGATTTTGTGTGAGAACCGTATGAAAACGCCCCTCAGCAGCGGCGGCGCCGGCGCTCGTCTGGCGCCCTGTGTTCATTGCGCCCGCGCTGCGCTGAGCTTCGACGCCCAGCCTTTTCGACTAACGCGCCACGCTCTTCTATCTGCCCGCGCCGGTTCCATTGACCTGGGCGCAGGTCACTGCGATGGCGAGCGTGCGCATTCCAGTGAGTCTCTCTCCGGCCGATTCAGCGTCGATGGAGGACTCGCGTGAGCACCGAAATCACATCGACGGCGGAAAATCATGAGCCGCCTCTGCAACTGACCACATACTTTGCGCAGTTGGGAGAGAATCCGGCACTTACTCGCGTCCCAGTGCTCAAAACGAGTGCCCAAGCAGCGGCAGCAGCTCAATTCCTGCCAGACCTCTCGCCTGGTGGTGACATCTCGGCTGACGACCGGATTCTGATACCCACGAGCGTCCATCGCCGTCTGTTTCTGGACCTCGCGCAGTCCGTGACCGCAAGCGCCATCGAGCGCGACCTCTCCAACCCCGGGTATCGTGCCAAGGTAATCACGGCGCACCGATTCATCAACCATCGGCGAGACACGCACGGGCACTCGGTGTTCAGCACGGACGTTGCCATTCCGAAGGTGTCGACAAAAGTCCATTTTGCCGTCGTGCCGAACGGTGTTGGCCAACATGCGCTCATCAACGCCTGCCAGCGCGTTTTTCAAACCGAAAACATGCTCTTCGAGGTTCCGCTCGAAGGTCGCCCCCGTGGCATCCGGTTCGCTCGAATGGACACCGTCGTTGTTCCATTTCCGCCGAACGGTAGCCCGGGCACGTTTGGTCGTGCGCTCGTAAAGCAGGTCTCGCCCATCTTCGACGCGAGGCACGCGTTGCAAGCCATGAGAGACGATGAGGTCGCCACTGCGGTGCAATCCCTGCTTCTCTCGCTGAATGTCGGCCTGGTCGTCGTCGGCCCCGTATCGAACCACATGTCCAAATCCAGGAGGGCGGCAGAGATGTGGTCAATGCTGGGACAAGTCGCAACCGCGACGGGCATCCCGTTTGTCATCGTCGGAACCCCCGGGGCCGCATTGAACCTTCTCGAACAAGGCGACGCTGAGGCTGCACTGACATCGCGAGGCGTTTACTGCATCGAGCCGTTTTCTCTCACCTCCGGCATGTGGATGAACACTGCCCAAATGGTTTGGCTGAAATACCTCATTGCCGCCGGCAAAACGCCGCCTCCGTGGTTTTCGGCCGCGCTCCATGCGGTGACTCTCGGACGGATTGAGCTTGCGGTGAAGGTCGGCGCTTTCATTGCGTCAACGTGGCTTGGTGGCGCCAAAGTCGTGCTGTCCAAAGAAATCTTCATCGCTTACGCCCATCAGGCGCTTCAGTTGCAACAACTGATGCTGGACGCGGTGCGTCGTGCGCGGGCCGGCGGCACGTTCACGCTCGGCCGTATCAGGTGGTACAGCGATTGGCTCCTGCTTTCGACGGTCGTGCACTCGCTCCTTCGCCTTGACGACGGCAATGACTTTTCACAAACCCGGGCTATCAAGGCCGCAGCCAACATCGTCAACACACTAAGGGCGGGCCCGAACCGCAAAGTACACCTGCCCAGCGAGCACACCGACGAGAAGCCCGAGGAGGCCGAAGCGTGAGCACGTTCACATTCTTCGCCGCGGCCGAAGGCGAGAGCGCCTGTTCCATCCTCAAAATGGTTGCTCAAACGACCCATTCTCGAGATGCGAAGAAGGCCTACGTGTCGTTTTGTCAGCACGCGAGTCCTCTAGCGAATTCGCTTCCCTGCAGAGCCACCAGATTTTGCGCGATAACCGACAACTCATACGGCCCGCCGGCCGCCGTCCTGGTGGCCAACAGTCTCGCGGAATGGAACGCCATCGGCATGACTGCTCCGTCACGTGAGGCCCTCATGCGCGCACTGACCGACGGCCGGTTCCGTACTCCATGCCCGATGCTCGATGCGCTCTGCCAATGCGGCAACCGTACCGAGCTACAGTGCCCAGAATGCGCGCGAATCGACCTGAGCAACCTTGGCAGGCTGGCAAACCATACCGCTCATTGCATCGA from Paraburkholderia caballeronis encodes:
- a CDS encoding BPSL0761 family protein, whose translation is MMTIPTERTKAVLDTRDFLKILSNAEEVTIPGLVQSVATSLLRHYPLVVDLDISASVLPSIWASPLTLERDEKGVARALRATFRTSTDRK
- a CDS encoding DUF6471 domain-containing protein, producing the protein MSQVDTRWADMAARVVRVILARKGMGYAELATALQAVGVTESERSLALRVMRGRVKLSMLLQILHVTHSTIPRLWLDAISRSDSWEARATAILEAELSRHPAVSVDDLTLRMVQLGASLSEKTLASHIDQGTISLPEFLQCVLALGSLSLDRYIDYDDLIAVGRSAVGERS